A DNA window from Camelina sativa cultivar DH55 chromosome 17, Cs, whole genome shotgun sequence contains the following coding sequences:
- the LOC104755492 gene encoding NAC domain-containing protein 7-like isoform X1, which produces MNSFSHVPPGFRFHPTDEELVDYYLRKKVASKRIEIDFIKDIDLYKIEPWDLQELCKIGHEEQSDWYFFSHKDKKYPTGTRTNRATKAGFWKATGRDKAIYLRHSLIGMRKTLVFYKGRAPNGQKSDWIMHEYRLETDENGTPQEEGWVVCRVFKKRLAAVRRMGDYDSSPSHWYDDRLSFMASELETNGQRRILPNHHHQQQHEHQQHMPYGLNASAYALNNPSLQCKQEIELHYNHMVQQNHLLGESHLSFFQLPQLESPKIQQDNSNCNSLPYGTSNTNNNSSHNANLQQSNIAHEEQLNQGDQSFSSLYMNNDNEQVMDQVTDWRVLDKFVASQLSNEEAATASASLQNNAKETSNAEYQVDEEKDPKRVSDMGEEYAASTSSSCQIDLWK; this is translated from the exons ATGAATTCATTTTCCCACGTTCCTCCGGGTTTTAGATTTCACCCAACTGACGAAGAACTTGTAGACTACTACCTGAGGAAAAAAGTCGCATCAAAGAGAATAGAAATCGATTTCATAAAAGACATTGATCTTTACAAGATTGAGCCATGGGATCTTCAAG AGTTATGCAAAATTGGGCATGAAGAGCAGAGTGATTGGTACTTCTTTAGCCATAAAGACAAGAAGTATCCCACAGGGACTCGAACCAATAGAGCGACAAAAGCAGGGTTTTGGAAAGCCACGGGAAGAGATAAGGCTATATATTTGAGGCATAGTCTTATTGGTATGAGGAAAACACTTGTGTTTTACAAGGGAAGAGCCCCGAATGGACAAAAGTCCGATTGGATCATGCACGAATACCGCTTAGAAACCGATGAAAACGGAACTCCTCAG GAAGAAGGATGGGTTGTGTGTAGGGTTTTCAAGAAGAGACTGGCTGCAGTTAGACGAATGGGAGACTACGACTCATCGCCTTCACATTGGTACGACGATCGACTTTCTTTTATGGCCTCCGAGCTTGAGACGAATGGTCAACGACGGATTCTccccaatcatcatcatcagcaacaGCACGAACACCAACAGCATATGCCATATGGACTCAATGCATCTGCCTACGCTCTCAACAACCCTAGCTTGCAATGCAAGCAAGAGATAGAACTACACTACAACCACATGGTACAACAAAATCATCTTCTTGGTGAATCTCATTTATCATTCTTCCAACTTCCTCAGCTAGAAAGTCCTAAGATTCAACAAGATAACAGTAATTGCAACTCTCTTCCTTACGGAACAAGCAACACCAATAATAACTCGAGCCATAATGCTAATTTGCAGCAATCAAATATCGCGCATGAAGAACAACTAAATCAAGGGGATCAGAGCTTCAGCTCTCTATACATGAACAACGACAACGAGCAAGTGATGGACCAAGTCACTGACTGGAGAGTTCTCGATAAATTTGTTGCTTCTCAGCTCAGCAACGAGGAGGCCGCCACAGCCTCTGCTTCTCTACAGAACAATGCCAAGGAAACAAGCAATGCTGAGTACcaagttgatgaagaaaaagatcCAAAAAGGGTTTCAGACATGGGAGAAGAATATGCAGCTTCTACTTCTTCTAGTTGTCAGATTGATCTATGGAAGTGA
- the LOC104755491 gene encoding thylakoid lumenal protein TL20.3, chloroplastic isoform X1: MAFSSLSPLPMKSLDISRSSSSVSRSPYHFQRYPLRRLQLNARSNSEIRDSSNTREGCCSSVESNTWKRILSAAMAAAIIASSSGLPAMAELNKFEADTRGEFGIGSAAQFGSADLSKTVHSNENFRRANFTSADMRESDFSGSTFNGAYLEKAVAYKANFSGADLSDTLMDRMVLNEANLTNAVLVRSVLTRSDLGGAKIEGADFSDAVIDLLQKQALCKYANGTNPLTGVDTRKSLGCGNSRRNAYGSPSSPLLSAPPQRLLGRDGFCDEKTGLCDAK; the protein is encoded by the exons ATGGCTTTCTCTTCACTCTCTCCTCTACCTATGAAGTCACTTGACATTTCAAGATCCTCATCTTCTGTCTCAAGATCTCCGTACCATTTTCAGAGATACCCATTGAGACGTCTACAGCTAAATGCTCGTTCAAATTCAGAAATCAGAGATTCATCAAACACTAG GGAAGGTTGTTGTTCCAGCGTAGAATCAAACACGTGGAAGAGGATCTTATCCGCAGCAATGGCGGCTGCGATTATCGCCTCGAGCTCCGGCCTGCCGGCCATGGCAGAGCTTAACAAGTTCGAAGCCGATACACGTGGCGAGTTCGGGATTGGTTCGGCTGCTCAGTTCGGTTCTGCTGATCTCAG CAAAACAGTTCACTCCAATGAAAATTTCAG AAGAGCCAACTTCACTTCTGCAGACATGAGAGAGTCTGATTTCAGTGGTTCTACCTTCAATGGTGCGTATCTTGAAAAAGCAGTTGCATACAAAGCTAACTTCTCAG GTGCTGATTTGAGTGATACATTGATGGACCGCATG GTGCTAAATGAGGCAAATCTGACAAATGCTGTGCTGGTCCGATCGGTGCTAACCAGAAGTGACCTCGGTGGTGCCAAAATCGAAGGTGCCGATTTTAGTGATGCTGTGATTGACCTTCTTCAAAAACAG GCTCTGTGTAAATACGCAAACGGGACTAACCCATTGACCGGAGTGGACACGAGGAAGAGCCTTGGTTGCGGTAATAGCCGGAGGAATGCATATGGCTcgccttcttctcctcttctcagTGCACCACCTCAACGTCTGCTCGGCCGTGATGGATTCTGCGATGAAAAGACCGGACTCTGTGATGCCAAGTAG
- the LOC104755490 gene encoding uncharacterized protein LOC104755490, with product MCSLLQYFSTTAISFRTQKYVNSPQVHRLSLVGTRNYPQALRATSSIDEIPPNAVRRKKDQNWRGGFSLGVDLGLSRTGIAISKGYSVKPLTVLKSRGQKLETRLLEIAEEEEVDEFIIGLPRSSDGKETVQSNKIRSVAGRLAVQAAERGWRVYVFDEHGTTSEASDRMIVMGLSKSERQSRSDAYAAVILLERYFSTQGLGAEIILPKSLELQEKIKNGASVDPDFNPDKLEEYYTF from the exons ATGTGTTCTCTTCTTCAGTATTTCTCCACTACAGCAATATCATTCAGAACCCAAAAGTACGTAAATAGCCCTCAGGTTCATCGCTTATCTCTCGTTGGAACCCGTAATTATCCTCAAGCGTTGAGGGCAACTTCGTCAATTGATGAAATCCCTCCTAATGCTGTTCGCCGGAAAAAAGACCAGAACTGGAGAGGTGGGTTCAGTCTCGGCGTAGATTTAGGTTTATCTCGAACAGGAATCGCTATTAGTAAAGGCTACTCCGTTAAACCTCTCACG gtTTTGAAATCGAGAGGACAAAAGCTTGAGACTAGGCTATTAGAAAtagcagaagaagaggaggttGATGAATTCATAATTGGGTTGCCGAGATCTTCTGATGGGAAAGAAACGGTTCAGTCGAACAAAATCCGTTCTGTTGCTGGACGTCTTGCTGTTCAAGCCGCTGAGAG GGGTTGGAGAGTTTATGTATTTGATGAACATGGGACAACATCAGAAGCTTCAGACCGAATGATTGTAAT GGGACTCAGCAAGAGTGAGAGACAGAGCAGATCAGATGCATACGCTGCTGTG ATATTGTTAGAGAGGTATTTCTCTACACAAGGTCTAGGAGCTGAGATCATACTTCCCAAGAGTTTAGAGCTTCAAGAGAAGATCAAGAACGGTGCATCTGTAGACCCTGACTTTAATCCGGACAAGCTTGAAGAGTATTACACATTCTAA
- the LOC104755491 gene encoding thylakoid lumenal protein TL20.3, chloroplastic isoform X2 — MLVQIQKSEIHQTLGCCSSVESNTWKRILSAAMAAAIIASSSGLPAMAELNKFEADTRGEFGIGSAAQFGSADLSKTVHSNENFRRANFTSADMRESDFSGSTFNGAYLEKAVAYKANFSGADLSDTLMDRMVLNEANLTNAVLVRSVLTRSDLGGAKIEGADFSDAVIDLLQKQALCKYANGTNPLTGVDTRKSLGCGNSRRNAYGSPSSPLLSAPPQRLLGRDGFCDEKTGLCDAK; from the exons ATGCTCGTTCAAATTCAGAAATCAGAGATTCATCAAACACTAG GTTGTTGTTCCAGCGTAGAATCAAACACGTGGAAGAGGATCTTATCCGCAGCAATGGCGGCTGCGATTATCGCCTCGAGCTCCGGCCTGCCGGCCATGGCAGAGCTTAACAAGTTCGAAGCCGATACACGTGGCGAGTTCGGGATTGGTTCGGCTGCTCAGTTCGGTTCTGCTGATCTCAG CAAAACAGTTCACTCCAATGAAAATTTCAG AAGAGCCAACTTCACTTCTGCAGACATGAGAGAGTCTGATTTCAGTGGTTCTACCTTCAATGGTGCGTATCTTGAAAAAGCAGTTGCATACAAAGCTAACTTCTCAG GTGCTGATTTGAGTGATACATTGATGGACCGCATG GTGCTAAATGAGGCAAATCTGACAAATGCTGTGCTGGTCCGATCGGTGCTAACCAGAAGTGACCTCGGTGGTGCCAAAATCGAAGGTGCCGATTTTAGTGATGCTGTGATTGACCTTCTTCAAAAACAG GCTCTGTGTAAATACGCAAACGGGACTAACCCATTGACCGGAGTGGACACGAGGAAGAGCCTTGGTTGCGGTAATAGCCGGAGGAATGCATATGGCTcgccttcttctcctcttctcagTGCACCACCTCAACGTCTGCTCGGCCGTGATGGATTCTGCGATGAAAAGACCGGACTCTGTGATGCCAAGTAG
- the LOC104755495 gene encoding hsp70-Hsp90 organizing protein 1-like yields the protein MAEESKAKGNASFSSGDFTSAILHFTEAINLSPTDHVLYSNRSAAHASLHHYADALSDANETIKLKPYWPEGYSRLGAAHLGLNQFDLAVTAYKKGLDIDPTDEELKSGLADAEASVSRSKSAPPPNPFGDAFKGPEMWSKLTADPSTRAFLQQPDFVGMMQEIQKNPSNLNLYLKDQRVMPSLGVLSNVNFRPPPPNPPGDDSESEVLHSYMGQSSRKVPGVKKKREPEPLVTEEKEKKERKERAKKENELGNAAFTKKEFAVAIEHYCKAIEIDDEDISYITNRAAVYLELGEYDECIKDCDEAVGRGRELSLDYKMVAKALTRKGTALTKMVNCSKDYEPAIEAFQKALTEYRNSDTLERLYKAERAKKEWEQKEYFDPKIGDEEREKGNDFFKEQKYPDAILHYTEAIKRNPKDPKGYSNRAACYIKLGAMADGQKDAEKCIEIDPTFSEGYSRKAAVQFFLKEYQDAMKTYQQGLKHDPNNQELLDGVSRCVQQINNANRGDLTPVELKERQAKAMQDPEIQNILTDSVMRQVLTDVQENSSAAQRHMQNPMVMNKIQKLISAGIVQMK from the exons ATGGCGGAAGAATCTAAAGCTAAAGGAAACGCTTCTTTCTCTTCCGGTGACTTCACCTCCGCTATACTTCACTTCACCGAAGCCATTAATCTTTCTCCAACCGATCACGTCCTCTACTCTAACCGTTCCGCTGCTCACGCTTCACTTCACCACTACGCCGATGCTCTCTCCGACGCGAATGAGACGATTAAACTCAAACCGTACTGGCCTGAAGGTTATAGCCGTCTCGGAGCTGCTCACTTAGGGTTAAACCAATTCGATTTGGCTGTAACGGCTTACAAGAAGGGTTTAGATATCGATCCGACCGACGAGGAGTTGAAATCGGGATTGGCTGACGCGGAGGCTTCTGTTTCTAGGTCAAAATCTGCTCCTCCGCCGAATCCGTTTGGTGATGCTTTCAAAGGACCGGAGATGTGGAGTAAGCTCACGGCTGATCCTTCGACTAGAGCCTTTTTGCAGCAGCCTGATTTTGTTGGCATGATGCAGGAGATTCAGAAGAACCCTAGCAATCTCAATTTGTATTTGAAGGATCAGAGAGTGATGCCATCTCTTGGAGTTTTATCGAATGTTAATTTCAGGCCGCCACCGCCGAATCCTCCGGGAGATGACTCGGAGTCGGAGGTTCTTCACTCTTATATGGGTCAGAGTTCTAGGAAAGTGCCTGGGGTTAAGAAGAAGCGAGAACCTGAGCCGTTGGTGacggaagagaaggagaagaaagagaggaaggagagagcCAAAAAGGAGAACGAGCTTGGGAATGCTGCGTTCACGAAGAAAGAATTCGCAGTTGCCATTGAGCATTATTGTAAAGCTATtgagattgatgatgaagatatcTCATATATCACAAATCGTGCTGCTGTTTATCTTGAATTGGGAGAG TACGATGAGTGCATTAAAGATTGTGACGAGGCAGTGGGAAGGGGTAGAGAGCTTAGTTTAGATTACAAGATGGTAGCTAAAGCTTTGACTAGGAAAGGGACTGCTTTGACCAAGATGGTGAATTGCTCGAAAGATTATGAACCTGCTATTGAAGCTTTCCAGAAAGCTCTTACAGAGTATCGAAACTCTGATACATTGGAGAGACTGTACAAGGCAGAACGAGCGAAGAAAGAGTGGGAGCAGAAGGAGTATTTCGATCCCAAGATCGGGGATGAAGAGCGTGAAAAAG GTAATGATTTTTTCAAGGAGCAGAAGTATCCTGATGCTATATTACATTACACTGAAGCAATCAAAAGGAACCCGAAAGACCCAAAA GGATATAGCAACCGAGCTGCGTGTTACATTAAGCTAGGTGCAATGGCTGATGGACAAAAGGATGCAGAAAAGTGTATTGAGATTGATCCAACCTTCTCTGAAGGATACAGCAGAAAAGCTGCAGTTCAATTCTTCTTGAAAGAGTATCAGGATGCGATGAAAACATACCAACAGGGTCTCAAGCATGATCCGAATAATCAGGAACTTCTCGACGGTGTTAGTAG ATGTGTGCAACAGATTAACAATGCTAATCGAGGTGACCTTACCCCTGTGGAATTGAAAGAGAGACAG GCCAAGGCAATGCAAGACCCAGAAATCCAGAACATTCTCACAGATTCTGTAATGAGACAG gTACTGACCGATGTTCAAGAGAACTCGAGCGCAGCACAGAGACATATGCAAAATCCAATGGTTATGAACAAGATTCAAAAACTTATTAGCGCTGGGATCGTCCAGATGAAATAG
- the LOC104755492 gene encoding NAC domain-containing protein 7-like isoform X2: MNSFSHVPPGFRFHPTDEELVDYYLRKKVASKRIEIDFIKDIDLYKIEPWDLQELCKIGHEEQSDWYFFSHKDKKYPTGTRTNRATKAGFWKATGRDKAIYLRHSLIGMRKTLVFYKGRAPNGQKSDWIMHEYRLETDENGTPQEEGWVVCRVFKKRLAAVRRMGDYDSSPSHWYDDRLSFMASELETNGQRRILPNHHHQQQHEHQQHMPYGLNASAYALNNPSLQCKQEIELHYNHMQSNIAHEEQLNQGDQSFSSLYMNNDNEQVMDQVTDWRVLDKFVASQLSNEEAATASASLQNNAKETSNAEYQVDEEKDPKRVSDMGEEYAASTSSSCQIDLWK; the protein is encoded by the exons ATGAATTCATTTTCCCACGTTCCTCCGGGTTTTAGATTTCACCCAACTGACGAAGAACTTGTAGACTACTACCTGAGGAAAAAAGTCGCATCAAAGAGAATAGAAATCGATTTCATAAAAGACATTGATCTTTACAAGATTGAGCCATGGGATCTTCAAG AGTTATGCAAAATTGGGCATGAAGAGCAGAGTGATTGGTACTTCTTTAGCCATAAAGACAAGAAGTATCCCACAGGGACTCGAACCAATAGAGCGACAAAAGCAGGGTTTTGGAAAGCCACGGGAAGAGATAAGGCTATATATTTGAGGCATAGTCTTATTGGTATGAGGAAAACACTTGTGTTTTACAAGGGAAGAGCCCCGAATGGACAAAAGTCCGATTGGATCATGCACGAATACCGCTTAGAAACCGATGAAAACGGAACTCCTCAG GAAGAAGGATGGGTTGTGTGTAGGGTTTTCAAGAAGAGACTGGCTGCAGTTAGACGAATGGGAGACTACGACTCATCGCCTTCACATTGGTACGACGATCGACTTTCTTTTATGGCCTCCGAGCTTGAGACGAATGGTCAACGACGGATTCTccccaatcatcatcatcagcaacaGCACGAACACCAACAGCATATGCCATATGGACTCAATGCATCTGCCTACGCTCTCAACAACCCTAGCTTGCAATGCAAGCAAGAGATAGAACTACACTACAACCACATG CAATCAAATATCGCGCATGAAGAACAACTAAATCAAGGGGATCAGAGCTTCAGCTCTCTATACATGAACAACGACAACGAGCAAGTGATGGACCAAGTCACTGACTGGAGAGTTCTCGATAAATTTGTTGCTTCTCAGCTCAGCAACGAGGAGGCCGCCACAGCCTCTGCTTCTCTACAGAACAATGCCAAGGAAACAAGCAATGCTGAGTACcaagttgatgaagaaaaagatcCAAAAAGGGTTTCAGACATGGGAGAAGAATATGCAGCTTCTACTTCTTCTAGTTGTCAGATTGATCTATGGAAGTGA